In the genome of Nonomuraea sp. NBC_00507, the window GACTCCTGAACGGGGGACTGGTCGCCTACGGCATCCAGCCGATCGTCGCCACCCTCGGGCTGCTCGTTGCCGGACGGGGGGCGGCGCTCGTGCTCGCGGACGGCCGGCTCGTCGAGATCTTCGACCCCACGCTGGCCGCCATCGGCGGCGGGCAGGTGCTGGGGGTCCCACTGCCCGTGCTCATGGCCCTGACGGTCGCCGCCGCCGCCGGGTTCGTCCTGCGCCGCGCCGCGTTCGGCCGCAGGCTGCTGGCCGTGGGAGGCAACCGGCCCGCCGCGCTCCTGGCCGGCCTGCCCGTACGGCGGACGCTGGTCACCGTCTATGTGATCAGCGGGGTGCTCGCAGCTATGGCCGGAGTGCTCACCACCGGGCGGCAGAGCGCGAGCGACCCCTCGTTCACCGGGCTGCTGATCGAGCTGAGCGCCATCACCGCCGTGGTCGTGGGGGGCACGCCCCTTGCCGGAGGCCGCGTCCGGATCCTCGGCACGCTGATGGGGGCGCTGCTGATGCAGCTCATCATCGCCACGGTCATCCAGCACGACCTGCACGACTCGACCGCCCGGATGATCCAGGCGGCGATCATCGTGGCCGCCGTGTACGCACAGCGAGACAGGAGCGGGACGTGACGACCGGACAGGCCGAGCGTGCCGCCCCCTTCTCTCCGACCGCCGGCACCGGGCGAACGCGGCTGGCGGCACTCGCCCGGCGGCACGGGGCCGCCCTGGTGCTCGTCCTCGTCGTCCTCCTCGGGTCGCTGACCTTCGGCTCGAGCTTCACCGGCCCGGGGAACCTCAGCGCCATCGCGCTGGACGCCTCCTACCTGCTGCTGGTCGCGACAGGCATGACGTTCGTGATCCTCTCGGGCGGGATCGACCTGTCCGTCGGATCGGTTCTCGCACTGTCCGGCGTCCTGGCGGCGTACGGCTCCCGCTGGGGGACGGCGGGCGCGGTCCTGCTGCCCCTGGCGGTCTGCGGGCTGATCGGCCTGGTGAACGGGCTGCTGATCGGACGAGCCCGGCTGGCGCCGTTCGTCGTCACCCTGGCGACCCTGCTGTTCGCCAGAGGGCTGGCCTTCGCGGTCTCACAGGAGGGTAACCAGGTCTACATCATCCCGGCCGATCTGGCCCTCACCCGGATCGGACAGGCCAGTGTTCTCGGCGTCGGCGTCCCGGTGCTGATCGCCCTCGCGGTCTTCGCCGCGGCCGGCGTGGTGCTCAACCGCACCCGGTTCGGCCTGCGGGTCTTCGCCGCCGGGAACGGGGACGGGCACGCCGCCGAGCTCATGGGGCTCCCGGTGGCCCGCATCCGGGTCCGCGTCTACGTGCTGAGCTCCCTGCTGGCCGGCCTCGCGGGAGTCCTCATCGCCGCGCAGACCGCCTCAGGGCTCCCCACCCTCGGCGAGGGCAGGGAACTGGAGGCCATCGCGGCCGTCGTGATCGGCGGCACGCTGCTCACCGGCGGCGCCGGCTCGCTCGGGGGGACCCTCGCGGGCGTGCTGCTGCTCAAGGTGATCCAGAACCTGATCAACCAGGTGGGCACGCTCAGCTCCGCCTACCAGCAGGTGGTCAGCGGCACCTTCCTCGTCCTGGTCGTACTCGTCCAGGCCGCCCTGGCAAGGAGGAGACGACAGTGAACGGCAATCGGACCAGGGTCGCGGTGGTCGGCACCGGCGACTGGTGGGGCTTCCACCACGCCCGCGTGTTCTCCGGCCACGAGGACGCCGAGCTGCGCGCCATCGTGGGGCGGACCGAGAAGCGAACCATCGAGCGCGCCCGGCGGTTCGGCGTGCGCCCCTATCTCGACGTGGAGGAGATGATCGCCCGGGAGCGGCCCGACCTGATCTCCGTGTGCCTGCCGAACGAAGACCATTTCGCCACCACCCGGCTGCTGGTCGAGGCGGGGATCCCGCTGCTGGTCGAGAAGCCGCTGGTCTTCTCGCTCGAGGAGGCGGACGTCCTGATCGCCGAGGCCGAGGCCCGCCGGCTCTTCTTCGCCATCAACTTCAACCACCGCTACGCCCGTCCCGTGCGGCTGGCGGCGGCGGCGATCGAGCGCGGTGAGCTGGGCCGGCTGGTCTTCGCGACCTGGCGATTCGGCGGAGAGGCGGGCACCAGCCAGCACCCTCACGCCAACCTCATCGAGACCCAGTGCCACGGCTTCGACATGGTCGAGCACCTGTGCGGCCCGATCTCGTCCGTGACGGCCCAGATGACCGGCGGGCCGCCGTACACGACGATGGCGATCGCCGTGCGGTTCGCGAGCGGGGCGGTGGGGACGCTCCTCGGCACGTACGACTCGTCGTACGCCTACCCGGGAACCCACCTGCTGGAGATCAACGGCACCGGCGGCCGGATCCTCGTCGAGGACACCGTCCGCCGCTACACCTACACGCCGGCCGGGGACGAGACGAGCCGGGTGTGGCAGGCGGGCTACTTCAACGACGCCGACCGGGGCTTCCACGCCACCTTCGACCGGCACGTCGACGAGGTGCTCGCCGCCCTGCGCGCCGGCGACCCGCCGCCCGTCCACGCCCGCGCCGGGCGTCGCGCGCTCGAGCTCGCGCACGCCGTGATCCGCTCGTACGAGTCGGGGAAGCGAGTGGACACCGCCCCCGGAGAGATGACGTGACCGCCGAGGCCGGGGCGCCGCGCCGCCTGGGCGGCGATCCGCTGCGGCTCGCGCTGCTGGCCATCCGGCTCGGCCCGGCGCTGATCCTGCTGCTCCTCGTCGTGATCATGAGCATGTTGTCACCCGCCTTCCTCACCATGCTCAACCTGGGCAACGTGCTGGCGCAGAGCGCGGTGATCGCGGTGCTCGCCATCGGGCAGCTCCTGGTGATCCTCACCCGGGGGATCGACTTGTCCGTAGGATCGACGCTGGCGCTCGCCTCCGTGACCGGGGCCCTGGTTTACTCCGCCGCACCGTCGGGACCGGTCGTCGTCCTCGCCATGCTGGCCACCGGCATGGCAGTCGGCGCGATCAACGGCATGGGCTACGTTCTGGGCCGGCTGCCCCACCCCTTCATCATCACGCTCGCCACCCTGAGCGCGGCACGGGGCCTCGCCCTGTGGCTGTCGGGCGGGCAACCCCAGCAGGGCATGCCCGAGATCGTCCAGACGATGGGCGGCGGCTCGGCAGGCTGGCTGCCGTATTCGGCCTTCCTGGTCGCCGCAGTGGCGCTGACCGTCGTCCTGCTCACCACGCGCATGGTGTGGGGACGCTGGATCTACGCCGTCGGCGGGAACCCGGAGGGAGCCCGGCGGGCGGCGATTCCCGTCGACCGGGTGGTGATCTCGGTGTACGTCCTGAGCGGCCTGGCCGCCGGGATCGCCGCGATCGTCACCTCCGGCCGGCTCAACGCCGGCTCGCCGACCTTCGGCGACCTGGCCGAGCTCGACTCGATCGCCGCGGTGGTCATAGGGGGCGCGAGCTTCCTCGGCGGCCGGGGCGGCGTAGGCAACGCTCTCGTGGGAGCACTCATGATCGGGATCATCCGGAACGGCATGAACCTGCTCGACGTCGACGCATTTCTGCAGCCGATCGTCATCGGCGTCGTCATCGTCGTGGCCGTCGAGTCCGACGTCATCCGCGGGCGGCTGGAAAGCCGCTTCCGCGTCGTGCAGGCGGCGCGGTCATGAGGCCCGCCCTGGCCGTTCGCGGCGCCACCAAGCGCTTCGGCGCAGTTCTCGCCCTCGACGGCGTGGATCTGGAGGTGTTCCCCGGCGAGGTGCTCGCTCTCCTCGGCGACAACGGGGCGGGGAAGTCCACGCTGATCAAGTGCATCAGCGGCGTGCACCGGCTGGACGCGGGATCCATCGAGATGGGCGGGGTCGCGGTGACGACCGGCTCGCCCGCCGCCGCCCGAGCCCTCGGGATCGAGACCGTCTACCAGGACCTCGCGCTGTTCGACAATCTGGATCCCGTCGCGAACTTCTACGCCGGGCGGGAGATCGCCGGGCCGCGCTGGCTTCCCCGCGGCCTGCGGCTGCTGCGCCGCCGGGACATGTCCCGGGCGACGGGTGAGTTGCTGACACGCCTCCAGGTCGGGATCGCCGACCCCCACGCCACGGTCGGTCTGATGTCCGGAGGCCAGCGGCAGGCCATCGCCGTGGCCAGGGCCGCGGCGTTCGCGTCCAAGGTCGTGATTCTCGACGAGCCGACGGCAGCGCTCGGGCTGCGCGAGTCGCGGCGAGTGCTCGATCTCATCCTGCGCCTACGCGAGGAGGGCCACGCCGTCATCGTCATCTCCCATGCCATGGATCACGTGATCGAGATAGCCGACCGAGCCGCGGTGCTGCGGCGCGGTCGCAAAGTCGGCGAGATGAGACCTACGCCGGACAACCGGCAGGCGATCGTCTCGCTCATCGTCGGAGGCGACTCGTGACCTCCCTCCGGCGTTCCGCGCCACCGCCCCTCCCGAAAGTGATGAGAACGATGGCACCACACCTCCGGTCAGCCTCGCTGGCCCTCGCACTGGCCCTCTGTCTCGGCGCCTGCTCCACCGGCTCCGGTACGTCCACGACTGGGGCGTCTCCCGGCGCCGCCGAACCGATCAAAGTTGGATTCATCACGAAGTTCCCCGTCGACTTCTACGACACCATGGTCGACGCGGTGAAGACCTGGAACCGCGATCATCCAGACGTCGAGGTCCTCTTCGGCCAGGGCAAGAGCGGCACGGACGACGAAGGCGAGACGGCCCAGATCGAGTCGATGCTCGCCAAGGGGGTCAAGGCCATCGCGATCACGCCGACCAGCCCGAACCTCCAGAACGTTCTGCAGAAGGCCGTGGACGCCGGGGTCAAGGTCGTCCTGGTGGACAACGACATCCCCGGCTGGGCAGGTAAGTCGTCGGTGGTGGCGACCGACAATCTC includes:
- a CDS encoding ABC transporter permease; the protein is MTEPPSGTPAPTLARVAGRTGAAGRVTWLPDYGVYLALGVLLAFNLVFTPNFATVANLRLQLVQVAPVAIVALGMALVIGTEGIDLSVGSTMAIAAALLPLYLGYGPWPAIAVAVLAGAAVGLLNGGLVAYGIQPIVATLGLLVAGRGAALVLADGRLVEIFDPTLAAIGGGQVLGVPLPVLMALTVAAAAGFVLRRAAFGRRLLAVGGNRPAALLAGLPVRRTLVTVYVISGVLAAMAGVLTTGRQSASDPSFTGLLIELSAITAVVVGGTPLAGGRVRILGTLMGALLMQLIIATVIQHDLHDSTARMIQAAIIVAAVYAQRDRSGT
- a CDS encoding ABC transporter permease, which translates into the protein MTTGQAERAAPFSPTAGTGRTRLAALARRHGAALVLVLVVLLGSLTFGSSFTGPGNLSAIALDASYLLLVATGMTFVILSGGIDLSVGSVLALSGVLAAYGSRWGTAGAVLLPLAVCGLIGLVNGLLIGRARLAPFVVTLATLLFARGLAFAVSQEGNQVYIIPADLALTRIGQASVLGVGVPVLIALAVFAAAGVVLNRTRFGLRVFAAGNGDGHAAELMGLPVARIRVRVYVLSSLLAGLAGVLIAAQTASGLPTLGEGRELEAIAAVVIGGTLLTGGAGSLGGTLAGVLLLKVIQNLINQVGTLSSAYQQVVSGTFLVLVVLVQAALARRRRQ
- a CDS encoding Gfo/Idh/MocA family protein codes for the protein MNGNRTRVAVVGTGDWWGFHHARVFSGHEDAELRAIVGRTEKRTIERARRFGVRPYLDVEEMIARERPDLISVCLPNEDHFATTRLLVEAGIPLLVEKPLVFSLEEADVLIAEAEARRLFFAINFNHRYARPVRLAAAAIERGELGRLVFATWRFGGEAGTSQHPHANLIETQCHGFDMVEHLCGPISSVTAQMTGGPPYTTMAIAVRFASGAVGTLLGTYDSSYAYPGTHLLEINGTGGRILVEDTVRRYTYTPAGDETSRVWQAGYFNDADRGFHATFDRHVDEVLAALRAGDPPPVHARAGRRALELAHAVIRSYESGKRVDTAPGEMT
- a CDS encoding ABC transporter permease, coding for MTAEAGAPRRLGGDPLRLALLAIRLGPALILLLLVVIMSMLSPAFLTMLNLGNVLAQSAVIAVLAIGQLLVILTRGIDLSVGSTLALASVTGALVYSAAPSGPVVVLAMLATGMAVGAINGMGYVLGRLPHPFIITLATLSAARGLALWLSGGQPQQGMPEIVQTMGGGSAGWLPYSAFLVAAVALTVVLLTTRMVWGRWIYAVGGNPEGARRAAIPVDRVVISVYVLSGLAAGIAAIVTSGRLNAGSPTFGDLAELDSIAAVVIGGASFLGGRGGVGNALVGALMIGIIRNGMNLLDVDAFLQPIVIGVVIVVAVESDVIRGRLESRFRVVQAARS
- a CDS encoding ATP-binding cassette domain-containing protein, with translation MRPALAVRGATKRFGAVLALDGVDLEVFPGEVLALLGDNGAGKSTLIKCISGVHRLDAGSIEMGGVAVTTGSPAAARALGIETVYQDLALFDNLDPVANFYAGREIAGPRWLPRGLRLLRRRDMSRATGELLTRLQVGIADPHATVGLMSGGQRQAIAVARAAAFASKVVILDEPTAALGLRESRRVLDLILRLREEGHAVIVISHAMDHVIEIADRAAVLRRGRKVGEMRPTPDNRQAIVSLIVGGDS